A genomic stretch from Hoplias malabaricus isolate fHopMal1 chromosome 4, fHopMal1.hap1, whole genome shotgun sequence includes:
- the si:ch211-266a5.12 gene encoding uncharacterized protein si:ch211-266a5.12, with protein MATAVPYTVLLLSLVVAVHECERLPQITSCASPPPCFDLFILQRMTRHVSKGVSSADGENIFLKSQTFDKIRKKKDLHSCVIEKIVDFCVQVLSVSHGMNYLLELISMMDTLKSCVYKMNKRCAMLYQKAAEQTPLEILEADMTAEEVAIYQLQKINSASERLYDKNVQERVLDELKSLHNYIPGRGFRKTSV; from the exons ATGGCCACTGCAGTGCCATACACAGTTCTGCTGCTGAGTCTAGTTGTGGCAGTACATGAGTGCGAACGGCTGCCACAAATAACGAGTTGTGCTTCCCCACCACCATGTTTTGACTTGTTTATCCTACAGAGAATGACTAGACATGTCAGTAAGGGTGTG TCATCAGCAGATGGTGAGAACATCTTTTTGAAGAGCCAAACATTTGATAAAATCCGCAAAAAG AAGGACCTTCACAGTTGCGTGATAGAGAAGATCGTTGATTTCTGCGTGCAAGTTCTCAGC GTCAGCCATGGTATGAACTACCTTCTTGAACTAATCTCCATGATGGACACACTCAAAAGTTGTGTTTATAAG ATGAACAAGAGATGTGCAATGTTGTATCAAAAGGCTGCAGAACAAACTCCTTTAGAG ATTTTGGAAGCAGATATGACTGCAGAGGAAGTGGCTATCTATCAGCTACAAAAAATTAACTCTGCCAGTGAGAGA CTGTATGACAAGAACGTCCAAGAAAGAGTGTTGGATGAATTGAAATCTCTTCATAACTACATCCCTGGTAGAGGCTTCCGTAAAACCAGTGTCTGA
- the ifng1 gene encoding interferon gamma 1, producing MKKSIMNLLLGICFLLFKWTSASEAHIPLNTKKTIEQLNDYYKTRDSKIFVGKPLFWGKLDGFEKPEQKLLMTIILDAYNRILSQMQNETQDESVQNNLIEVKEELSKLKLHYFSEKYTDFKKQASEVMALKETDPIVQQKALFELIKVYNEASNLGHTSVQSQRRRRQAKGSRNKKSRPRT from the exons ATGAAGAAATCCATCATGAATCTGCTCTTGGGAATATGTTTCCTGCTTTTTAAATGGACGTCAGCCTCTGAGGCCCACATTCCACTCAACACCAAAAAAACTATTGAGCAACTGAATGACTACTAT AAGACACGTGATTCTAAAATATTTGTTGGGAAACCCTTATTTTGGGGAAAGCTGGATGGATTTGAG AAGCCAGAACAAAAGCTCTTGATGACCATTATCCTGGATGCATACAACAGGATCCTAAGCCAGATGCAGAATGAGACACAGGATGAAAGTGTGCAGAACAACCTGATTGAAGTGAAGGAGGAACTGAGCAAACTGAAATTACACTACTTTTCAGAAAAATACACTGATTTCAAGAAACAAGCCAGTGAGGTGATGGCCCTCAAG GAAACTGACCCAATAGTTCAGCAAAAAGCACTGTTTGAGCTGATAAAAGTCTACAATGAAGCCTCAAACCTGGGACATACATCAGTGCAAAGCCAAAGGAGGCGACGACAGGCTAAAGGCTCCCGAAACAAAAAATCAAGACCTAGAACCTAG